Proteins from one Candidatus Omnitrophota bacterium genomic window:
- a CDS encoding BatD family protein yields the protein MVKNEFEKNNEMKNFRIITLIFILTFAICGAVSAGDVKFEVSLDRERVALGDTAQLGLSFRGTQSMPAPDIGNIDGLEVRYMGPSTMMTVINGQVSSSVTHMYLVQPLRVGKFPLGPFAFKYKNDNYTSNSIVLTVTEDRPIQRSRPQPAATEPMPSEKANLEDRIYVTLNLEKPTAYVNELIPVIVKLYVNRLNVSDIQLPAFSQEGFSKVEFKEPRQYRESIGGLTFDVLEFKTNLYATRPGDYKVGPARIKCNLVVRKRGTGASMRDDMFGADPALKDSFFDDFFAQYSKEPMELKSDEVRLIISALPKEGMPKDFSGAVGDYQFIYDASPSKVKTADPVTVRMVINGTGNFNTVLPPKIENTEGFKAYEPEVRTQENSKTFTQVLIPETEKVTQLSKASFSYFDPIAKEYKTITHGPIPLQVEKAKEELPSKVVGPAPSPMKAEDSLPAGDIVYIKDTPGRWIPRQSQVYRTAAFHLGFIIPAITLFAIYIVVGRMNRIKHDSVYASRLAALKIAKFGMRPLKARARTGDSRVFYEELFKTMQGYLGNRLHMPPAGLTVDMVSHRLIAHGVETAVITKVRNLFTVCDESRFAFLRFPKEKMQDDYKELEDIIKYLERVRL from the coding sequence TTGGTAAAAAACGAGTTTGAAAAAAATAATGAGATGAAGAATTTCAGGATTATTACACTGATTTTTATACTGACATTTGCGATTTGCGGGGCTGTGTCTGCCGGCGACGTGAAGTTCGAGGTGTCTCTCGACCGAGAGAGGGTGGCTCTCGGCGATACGGCTCAGCTCGGCCTCTCTTTCCGTGGGACGCAATCTATGCCGGCGCCGGATATCGGTAACATCGACGGGCTCGAGGTGCGATATATGGGCCCGTCTACCATGATGACGGTGATTAATGGCCAGGTTTCGAGTTCGGTGACGCATATGTATCTGGTACAGCCTCTACGTGTCGGAAAGTTTCCCCTCGGGCCATTCGCTTTTAAATACAAGAACGACAATTACACATCCAACAGTATAGTGCTTACCGTTACGGAGGACAGGCCGATACAGCGCAGTCGGCCACAACCTGCGGCGACGGAACCGATGCCTTCTGAAAAAGCAAACCTTGAGGACCGGATATATGTTACTCTGAATCTTGAAAAACCCACCGCCTATGTTAACGAACTGATACCTGTTATTGTGAAGCTATATGTGAACCGGCTGAACGTAAGCGATATACAACTGCCGGCTTTTTCGCAGGAGGGTTTTTCTAAAGTAGAATTCAAGGAGCCCAGGCAGTACAGGGAGAGCATCGGCGGTCTTACATTCGATGTCCTGGAGTTCAAGACCAATCTGTACGCTACGCGTCCCGGCGATTATAAAGTCGGTCCCGCGCGGATTAAATGCAATCTTGTTGTGCGCAAGAGGGGCACGGGCGCGTCTATGCGCGACGATATGTTTGGCGCGGATCCCGCGCTTAAAGATTCGTTCTTCGACGATTTTTTTGCCCAATATTCAAAAGAACCTATGGAATTAAAATCGGATGAGGTCCGCCTGATAATATCTGCTCTTCCGAAGGAAGGTATGCCCAAAGATTTTTCCGGCGCGGTCGGTGATTATCAATTCATATATGACGCGTCACCGTCCAAAGTGAAGACCGCCGATCCCGTTACCGTACGTATGGTGATAAACGGCACCGGCAATTTTAATACAGTTCTCCCGCCTAAGATCGAGAATACCGAAGGGTTCAAAGCGTACGAGCCGGAAGTGAGGACGCAGGAAAATTCAAAAACTTTTACGCAGGTGCTGATACCGGAGACGGAAAAGGTTACCCAGTTGTCAAAGGCATCATTCAGTTATTTTGACCCGATCGCTAAAGAATACAAAACGATAACGCACGGCCCGATACCTCTACAAGTCGAGAAAGCGAAAGAGGAGTTGCCGTCCAAGGTAGTTGGCCCCGCGCCTTCCCCCATGAAAGCGGAAGATTCGTTGCCGGCCGGCGATATCGTATATATTAAGGATACGCCCGGTAGATGGATACCGCGGCAGAGCCAGGTGTATCGCACTGCGGCCTTTCATTTAGGTTTTATAATCCCCGCGATAACGCTATTCGCTATATATATAGTAGTAGGCAGAATGAACCGGATAAAACATGATTCTGTTTATGCTTCGCGCCTGGCCGCTTTAAAGATCGCCAAGTTCGGGATGCGGCCGCTTAAGGCCAGGGCCAGGACGGGTGATTCCAGAGTATTTTATGAGGAGCTTTTTAAGACGATGCAGGGCTATCTCGGCAACCGTTTGCACATGCCGCCGGCAGGACTCACGGTCGATATGGTGAGCCATCGCCTCATCGCGCATGGCGTCGAGACGGCCGTGATTACCAAAGTGCGGAATCTGTTCACGGTATGCGATGAATCCAGGTTCGCTTTTCTGCGGTTTCCGAAGGAGAAGATGCAGGATGATTATAAGGAATTGGAAGACATCATAAAGTATCTGGAGCGGGTTCGATTATGA
- a CDS encoding tetratricopeptide repeat protein, whose protein sequence is MKKISLITIFLLLASVNNSAAASIKDDVKKGNLLYNSNRYAEAAKVYEAAAAKDPAAGISSYNLGLAKYRLNSYGASVEKFNSAIASGKRGIIPASDYNIGNVYYRQGAVAEKADDVKKAKESYETALKFYRRSIDLDPADKDAKFNYEFVDKKLNDLAEKYQFKKNEKKDEKKDENKDKDKKDQKDQQQKNQKDKQNQQGQGQGQDKDKREKDQQQKDKQDQKDQQQKDQQDQQDQKQDQQQDRQQAKQDEEKKQGEDQQQQSQQQGKSQEKKDGEQGAAEKSEEGKKEDRNKGSEEKGQQQKEEDKKQGETKQKEGKQEETKKGEGKEEEKPQGGEEKKEQGEEPKEADQKKNEEPQGADQKEERQPQPADGAEEDKAKAEQAGLQAYQAPQSEGQGVEMSEQEAKMMLEGYKGEEATGMVVRMRKKNVDLPEPARDW, encoded by the coding sequence GTGAAGAAAATATCCCTGATAACCATTTTTTTATTGCTCGCATCGGTAAATAATTCTGCGGCCGCATCCATCAAGGATGATGTCAAAAAAGGAAATCTGTTATATAATAGCAATCGTTATGCCGAAGCGGCTAAGGTTTATGAAGCGGCCGCGGCCAAGGATCCCGCGGCGGGGATATCGTCGTATAATCTCGGGCTGGCGAAATACAGACTTAATAGTTACGGCGCGTCGGTCGAGAAGTTCAACAGCGCCATAGCGTCGGGGAAACGCGGGATAATTCCCGCCTCCGATTACAACATCGGCAATGTTTATTACCGGCAGGGCGCCGTCGCGGAAAAAGCGGATGATGTTAAAAAAGCGAAAGAGTCATACGAAACAGCGCTGAAGTTTTATCGGCGATCTATAGATCTCGATCCTGCTGATAAAGATGCGAAGTTCAATTATGAGTTTGTAGATAAGAAATTAAACGACCTGGCGGAGAAATACCAATTTAAGAAGAACGAAAAAAAGGATGAGAAGAAGGACGAAAATAAGGACAAGGATAAAAAGGACCAGAAGGATCAACAGCAAAAGAACCAGAAAGATAAACAGAATCAGCAGGGGCAAGGCCAGGGGCAGGATAAGGATAAACGAGAGAAGGATCAACAACAGAAAGATAAGCAGGACCAAAAGGACCAACAACAGAAAGATCAGCAAGACCAACAAGACCAGAAGCAGGATCAGCAACAGGATCGGCAACAAGCTAAGCAAGATGAAGAAAAGAAGCAGGGCGAGGATCAGCAACAACAATCCCAGCAACAGGGCAAATCTCAGGAGAAGAAGGACGGAGAACAGGGCGCGGCAGAGAAGAGTGAGGAAGGGAAAAAGGAAGATCGGAACAAGGGTAGCGAAGAGAAGGGCCAACAGCAGAAGGAAGAAGATAAGAAGCAGGGGGAGACCAAGCAAAAAGAAGGAAAGCAGGAAGAGACAAAGAAAGGCGAAGGTAAGGAAGAAGAGAAGCCGCAGGGTGGAGAAGAAAAGAAGGAGCAGGGGGAAGAGCCTAAAGAGGCTGATCAGAAAAAGAATGAAGAACCCCAGGGGGCCGACCAGAAGGAAGAGCGGCAACCTCAACCCGCAGACGGCGCAGAGGAAGACAAAGCAAAAGCCGAGCAGGCGGGTCTACAGGCTTACCAGGCTCCGCAATCCGAGGGTCAGGGCGTAGAGATGTCCGAGCAGGAAGCGAAGATGATGCTCGAGGGGTATAAAGGCGAAGAGGCTACAGGCATGGTCGTGCGGATGAGAAAAAAGAACGTCGATCTCCCCGAGCCCGCCAGGGATTGGTAA
- a CDS encoding VWA domain-containing protein, with protein sequence MHYANPKYITILFAAALVMSLFSLWAARRRKRLMNRFVEKALSGSIAPTASVKRKIIKSALLIIAALLMLFALARPQWGFEWKEVKMKGLDILIAVDVSKSMLSPDVKPNRLERTKFAIKDLVKKLNGDRVGLVAFAGTAFLQCPLTIDYNGFLLTLDDLSVVTIPRGGTSISGAIREAINVFKGQDKKYKTLVLITDGDDLEGDPLKAAAEASGQGIKIYCVGVGTFEGSLIPATGERASGRWVADSSGNVVSSKLNEELLKKIAISTGGSYVRATQSDFGLVLLYDKSISRLEKKDIEGKASKQYQERFGYFLALAVLLLMIEPFIPEKKRQSR encoded by the coding sequence ATGCATTACGCAAATCCTAAATATATCACTATCCTCTTTGCGGCCGCTTTGGTTATGTCGCTTTTCTCTTTGTGGGCGGCCAGGCGCAGGAAGCGGCTTATGAACAGGTTTGTCGAAAAGGCCCTATCCGGTTCGATCGCGCCTACTGCCAGCGTAAAGCGCAAGATTATCAAGTCGGCCCTGCTTATCATAGCGGCGCTTTTAATGTTATTCGCGCTCGCGCGCCCGCAATGGGGTTTCGAGTGGAAAGAAGTCAAGATGAAGGGGCTTGATATACTGATAGCTGTCGATGTGTCGAAGAGTATGCTATCTCCCGACGTAAAGCCGAACAGGCTTGAGCGCACGAAATTCGCTATAAAGGACCTGGTGAAAAAGCTTAACGGCGACAGGGTGGGCCTCGTCGCGTTTGCGGGCACCGCATTTTTACAATGCCCGCTCACGATCGACTACAACGGATTTTTGCTGACGCTTGACGATCTGAGCGTTGTAACTATTCCGCGAGGCGGTACTTCGATATCCGGCGCTATACGCGAAGCGATAAATGTTTTTAAAGGTCAGGACAAGAAATACAAAACTCTCGTACTTATTACCGACGGAGATGATCTTGAGGGCGACCCCCTGAAGGCCGCCGCCGAAGCGTCCGGGCAGGGCATAAAAATATACTGTGTTGGCGTCGGGACATTTGAAGGTTCGCTCATCCCGGCGACCGGCGAGCGCGCTTCCGGCAGATGGGTCGCGGATAGCTCCGGCAATGTCGTAAGCTCAAAACTGAATGAGGAGCTTCTGAAGAAGATAGCGATCTCGACGGGCGGCAGTTACGTGCGGGCGACGCAGTCCGATTTTGGGCTTGTTCTGCTGTACGACAAAAGCATATCGCGGCTGGAGAAAAAGGATATTGAAGGCAAGGCGAGCAAACAGTACCAGGAACGATTTGGTTATTTCCTGGCCCTGGCGGTACTGCTCCTTATGATCGAACCGTTTATTCCTGAAAAGAAGAGGCAGTCCAGGTGA
- a CDS encoding VWA domain-containing protein produces the protein MFIFRYPSVLFLIILVPVLLVFLLRRRGEPAFSFPARELVEGIKPTLRARMSKSPAFLRAAALFFIILAFARPQSVLEGTKTVSEGVDIVLALDTSTSMLAEDFTLKGRRVNRFDVVRDVVKEFIQKRKDDRIGMVAFAARAYTVCPLTTDYGWLNENLDRVTVGMIEDGTAVGSALASSCNRLRTSKTKSKIIILLTDGVNNAGTISPVMAAEAAKALGIKVYTICVGRKGLSPYPFHDAYGRKVYQNIPIEIDEEVLKRIAGITGGKYYLASDAETLRKIYDDINKLEKSVIEHFGYKEYSELFYIFLIPAVILLLLEVLLANTIFMRVP, from the coding sequence ATGTTCATATTTAGGTACCCATCCGTACTATTCCTTATAATCCTGGTTCCCGTGCTCCTTGTATTTTTATTGCGAAGAAGGGGTGAGCCCGCATTCTCGTTCCCGGCGCGCGAACTGGTTGAGGGAATAAAACCGACATTGCGCGCGCGCATGAGCAAGTCTCCCGCATTCCTGCGCGCGGCGGCGCTTTTCTTTATCATCCTGGCGTTTGCCAGGCCGCAGTCGGTTCTCGAAGGCACGAAGACGGTGTCCGAGGGCGTGGACATTGTACTTGCGCTGGACACGTCGACGAGTATGCTGGCCGAGGATTTTACGCTTAAAGGCCGGCGCGTAAACCGGTTCGATGTGGTCAGGGACGTCGTCAAGGAATTCATACAGAAGCGCAAGGATGACCGTATCGGCATGGTGGCGTTCGCGGCGCGCGCGTACACGGTATGTCCGCTCACTACGGATTATGGTTGGCTCAACGAAAATCTCGACCGGGTCACAGTCGGCATGATCGAGGATGGTACTGCCGTTGGCTCCGCCCTGGCGAGCTCATGTAACCGCCTGCGTACATCCAAAACGAAGTCGAAAATAATAATACTTCTTACGGATGGCGTCAATAACGCAGGAACTATCTCGCCCGTGATGGCCGCGGAGGCGGCCAAGGCGCTCGGCATAAAGGTTTATACGATCTGTGTCGGCAGAAAAGGTTTGTCGCCGTATCCGTTCCACGATGCTTACGGCAGGAAGGTCTATCAGAATATACCGATCGAGATCGACGAGGAAGTCTTAAAACGCATCGCGGGCATCACCGGCGGCAAATACTATCTTGCCAGCGACGCGGAGACCCTTAGGAAGATATATGACGATATAAATAAACTTGAGAAATCCGTCATAGAACATTTTGGTTATAAGGAATATAGCGAGCTCTTTTATATCTTCCTGATACCTGCGGTTATTTTGCTTCTTCTGGAAGTATTGTTGGCGAACACGATATTTATGAGGGTGCCATAA
- a CDS encoding DUF58 domain-containing protein, with the protein MLPKEILRKIRRIEITTSKLVTDMLSGQYESVFKGRGIEFDEVREYQPGDEIRAIDWNVTARMGHPFIKKYVEERQMTVMILLDASASSYFGTAKRLKSELAAEVSAVLAFSAIQNKDRVGLIIFTDRIEKFVPPRKGLSHVLRVIREALYFKPKGRGTDIAGALRYLDGITSRRVVAFVISDFFAKDYRKALSIANKKHDVVAITITDPRELDLPNVGLLELQDAESGSTFLVDSSNDAVRRKYSAKSRAMIEARGKIFSAVSMDHIDIRTDKPYIEEFIKFFKKRKKRV; encoded by the coding sequence ATGCTTCCCAAAGAGATATTACGCAAGATACGGCGTATCGAGATAACGACCTCGAAGCTTGTCACCGACATGCTTTCCGGCCAGTACGAATCTGTGTTCAAAGGCCGCGGCATAGAGTTTGACGAGGTCAGAGAATACCAGCCGGGCGACGAGATACGAGCCATTGACTGGAATGTCACTGCCCGTATGGGCCATCCGTTCATAAAGAAGTATGTCGAGGAACGTCAGATGACGGTGATGATACTCCTCGACGCGTCAGCCTCGTCGTATTTCGGTACGGCTAAGCGGTTAAAAAGCGAGCTCGCCGCGGAAGTTTCCGCGGTGCTGGCATTTTCGGCCATACAAAATAAAGACAGGGTCGGGCTTATAATATTTACCGACCGCATCGAGAAGTTCGTCCCTCCCAGAAAAGGCTTGTCGCATGTCCTGCGCGTTATCAGAGAAGCTCTTTATTTCAAACCAAAAGGAAGAGGCACCGACATAGCCGGAGCTCTGCGCTATCTCGACGGCATCACCAGCCGGCGGGTTGTAGCTTTCGTCATATCCGATTTCTTTGCCAAAGATTACAGGAAGGCTCTCTCGATAGCTAACAAGAAGCATGACGTGGTAGCGATAACGATAACCGATCCGCGCGAACTCGACCTGCCCAATGTCGGCCTGCTGGAGCTTCAGGATGCTGAGTCGGGCTCGACTTTTCTGGTCGATTCCTCGAATGACGCCGTGCGCAGGAAATATTCGGCGAAATCCCGCGCGATGATCGAAGCCAGGGGCAAGATCTTCAGCGCCGTCAGCATGGATCATATCGACATAAGAACCGATAAGCCATACATCGAAGAGTTCATCAAATTTTTCAAGAAACGCAAGAAGAGGGTATGA
- a CDS encoding AAA family ATPase produces MLNTGIEAINEKVKKESVFVKSLVDEMEKVIVGQKYLIERLLVGLLANGHILIEGVPGLAKTLSVRVLAQCIKTKFQRLQFTPDLLPADLVGTLIYNPKDGNFTTKKGPIFSNIILADEINRSPAKVQSALLEAMQERQVTIGEETFKLDDPFLVLATQNPIEHEGTYPLPEAQVDRFMLKLKIGYPSKEDELKIMKRMAVTDKKIRVSSVVGPDDIVRARKVVDEVYLDERIEKYIVDIVFATREPKAYRLDELTPLIQYGASPRASIYLSVASKAYAFLQGRGYVVPQDVKTIGMDVLRHRVIVTYEAEAEDKTSEDVIKRVFEEVKVP; encoded by the coding sequence ATGTTAAATACCGGCATAGAAGCTATCAATGAAAAGGTAAAAAAGGAGAGTGTTTTTGTAAAATCGCTGGTGGATGAGATGGAGAAGGTCATAGTGGGGCAGAAGTATCTTATCGAGCGTCTTCTGGTTGGGCTTCTGGCGAACGGACACATACTTATCGAGGGCGTGCCGGGCCTTGCCAAAACGCTGTCGGTCCGCGTCCTCGCACAGTGCATAAAGACGAAGTTCCAGCGCCTGCAGTTTACCCCCGATCTGCTTCCCGCCGACCTTGTAGGAACGCTTATATATAATCCCAAGGACGGTAATTTTACGACGAAGAAAGGCCCGATATTTTCCAATATAATTTTAGCCGATGAAATAAACCGCTCTCCCGCGAAAGTGCAGAGCGCGCTTTTAGAAGCGATGCAGGAGCGTCAGGTAACGATAGGCGAGGAGACATTCAAACTGGACGATCCATTCTTAGTTCTCGCGACACAGAATCCTATTGAGCACGAAGGCACGTATCCGCTCCCGGAGGCGCAGGTCGACCGTTTTATGCTTAAGCTCAAGATAGGTTATCCCTCGAAGGAGGACGAGCTTAAAATAATGAAGCGGATGGCCGTAACCGATAAGAAGATACGCGTTTCGAGCGTCGTCGGCCCGGATGATATCGTAAGGGCGCGTAAAGTCGTCGACGAGGTCTATCTGGACGAGCGCATCGAAAAGTATATCGTCGATATTGTATTCGCCACACGGGAGCCAAAAGCGTACCGGCTCGACGAGCTTACCCCGCTTATCCAGTATGGCGCATCACCCCGGGCGAGCATCTATCTGTCTGTGGCATCAAAAGCGTATGCTTTTTTGCAGGGCCGCGGCTATGTAGTTCCGCAGGATGTGAAGACGATCGGTATGGATGTTCTCCGGCACCGCGTAATAGTAACTTATGAAGCGGAAGCCGAGGATAAAACGTCGGAAGATGTGATCAAGAGGGTGTTCGAAGAAGTCAAAGTCCCGTAA
- a CDS encoding response regulator: protein MSEKPVCKILTVDDQMGIDSFFYEFFTVRNYEVFNAQSGEEAIKIVKKHKPRIVLLDINMSGMDGIETLKRIKAIDKDIVVIMVTGVKDDDTINKALDAGANDYITKPLSLEYLEKVVLLKFINLQINDLGNINSAI, encoded by the coding sequence ATGAGCGAAAAACCAGTTTGTAAAATATTGACTGTCGACGACCAGATGGGGATCGATTCGTTTTTTTACGAATTTTTCACCGTTAGGAATTATGAGGTCTTCAATGCCCAGAGCGGCGAGGAAGCGATCAAAATAGTAAAAAAACATAAGCCGCGCATAGTTCTCCTCGACATAAATATGTCCGGGATGGACGGTATAGAGACATTGAAGCGCATAAAAGCGATAGATAAAGATATCGTTGTTATTATGGTTACCGGCGTTAAGGATGACGATACGATAAATAAGGCCCTCGACGCCGGCGCGAACGATTATATAACGAAACCGCTTAGCCTGGAATATCTGGAAAAAGTGGTGTTGTTGAAATTTATCAATTTGCAGATAAATGACCTGGGGAATATTAATTCCGCAATTTAA